The following proteins are encoded in a genomic region of Arcobacter suis CECT 7833:
- a CDS encoding TetR/AcrR family transcriptional regulator: MNTKNKIDKNHLINIIEDILLSDGLSGLSIRKVAAKANISIGGVQYIFGNKEDMIKAVLEKNEEDYNKQIKILSKDDSSKYSQLKAHIEYISNYNNTEEFDKISKVITTLLQEKFVLENLQDWYCSSLKSIDTNTEEGKKLRLAFLFSEAMFTLMTLKYINLSDKEQKEVFEDLKTFLL; encoded by the coding sequence TTGAATACAAAAAATAAAATAGATAAAAATCATTTGATAAACATTATTGAAGATATTCTTTTGAGTGATGGACTTTCTGGTTTAAGTATTAGAAAAGTTGCCGCAAAAGCAAATATTTCAATAGGTGGGGTTCAGTATATTTTTGGGAATAAAGAAGATATGATAAAGGCTGTTTTAGAAAAGAATGAAGAAGATTATAATAAGCAAATAAAAATTTTATCAAAAGATGATAGTTCAAAATATTCTCAGTTAAAAGCACATATTGAGTATATATCAAATTACAATAATACTGAAGAATTTGATAAAATATCTAAAGTAATTACTACTCTTTTACAAGAAAAGTTTGTTTTAGAAAATTTACAAGATTGGTACTGTAGCTCTTTAAAATCTATTGATACAAATACGGAAGAAGGTAAAAAATTAAGATTAGCTTTTTTATTTTCAGAAGCAATGTTCACTTTAATGACTTTAAAATATATAAACTTATCTGATAAAGAACAAAAAGAGGTTTTTGAGGATTTAAAAACTTTTTTATTATAG
- a CDS encoding ATP-binding protein, protein MKEVINFIKAQNVEKTNFFGQLKCSAEEAKILQYMSKEYVNGRDTLGVIDVLGEFYDLKTYKHLEKLDLIKSLLEFGWLVQVSFDQVKLSEVSKLELINSSVSLSSAYLKMLENGSNDFVLPEIKNYSDHLEYLQDQFFRIDLAQQLNVVRKNFDVNSPSSNRLKSKLILLENRIKERIKVTSNSIMLEDFFKDNDLNEQEQTLFLALLKEEYSGGDGSLRDMNSLIELISSDDYEKIKYRSLLEESSTLVSKALIDYDEVLTPFGGINRNFYIPDEVLYKISHPTKKSTNVGKIKLDTVIKEQDMFELISTTKSLDDVILNEKTKETLDALLKQVDKNVINRLKQWGIKDKKRGIEAKIIFYGVAGTGKTLTALALAKSLKKDVLSFDCSKILSMYIGESEKNVRSIFDKYYELRTQTKSEPVLLLNEADQFLSARSSGGVSSSDKMHNQMQNIFLEQIERFDGILIATTNLLENLDKAFSRRFNYKIEFVKPNKAQRIELWKKLLPTNLPLETNFDIEELAKYELTGGQIELVIKNTAYKIAVSDEPLFKVENFKEQITKEQKGQFDSETKVGFF, encoded by the coding sequence ATGAAAGAAGTAATTAATTTTATAAAAGCACAAAATGTTGAAAAAACAAACTTTTTTGGACAATTAAAATGTTCAGCTGAAGAGGCAAAAATCTTACAATATATGTCAAAAGAGTATGTGAATGGCAGAGATACTTTAGGTGTTATTGATGTTTTAGGAGAGTTTTATGATTTAAAAACTTATAAACATTTAGAAAAACTTGACTTAATTAAATCTCTTTTAGAATTTGGTTGGTTAGTTCAAGTATCTTTTGATCAAGTAAAATTAAGTGAAGTTTCAAAACTTGAACTTATAAATTCAAGTGTTTCATTATCAAGTGCTTATTTAAAAATGTTAGAAAATGGAAGTAATGATTTTGTACTTCCTGAAATTAAAAACTATTCTGACCACTTAGAATACTTACAAGACCAATTTTTTAGAATAGATTTAGCTCAACAATTAAATGTAGTTAGAAAAAACTTTGATGTAAATAGTCCTAGTTCAAATAGATTAAAATCAAAACTTATTTTATTGGAAAATAGAATTAAAGAAAGAATCAAAGTTACATCTAATTCTATTATGCTTGAAGATTTTTTCAAAGACAATGATTTAAATGAACAAGAACAAACTCTATTTTTAGCCCTTTTAAAAGAGGAATATTCAGGTGGAGATGGTAGTTTAAGGGATATGAATTCTTTGATTGAATTAATTTCAAGTGATGATTATGAAAAAATCAAATATAGAAGTTTACTTGAAGAGAGTTCAACGTTAGTTTCAAAAGCTTTGATTGATTATGATGAAGTTTTAACTCCCTTTGGTGGGATTAATAGAAATTTTTATATTCCTGATGAGGTTTTATATAAAATTTCACATCCAACTAAAAAAAGTACAAATGTTGGAAAAATCAAGCTTGATACGGTTATAAAAGAACAAGATATGTTTGAATTAATTTCAACTACAAAATCTTTAGATGATGTTATTTTAAATGAAAAAACAAAAGAGACATTAGATGCACTTTTAAAACAAGTTGATAAAAATGTAATAAATCGTTTAAAACAATGGGGAATAAAAGATAAAAAAAGAGGAATTGAAGCAAAAATAATTTTTTATGGGGTTGCTGGAACTGGGAAAACTTTAACAGCACTTGCTTTGGCAAAATCACTTAAAAAAGATGTTTTAAGTTTTGACTGTTCAAAAATTTTATCAATGTACATTGGTGAGAGTGAAAAAAATGTTAGAAGCATTTTTGATAAATATTATGAACTAAGAACTCAAACAAAATCAGAACCAGTTTTGCTTTTAAATGAAGCAGATCAATTTTTAAGTGCAAGATCTTCAGGTGGTGTAAGTAGTAGTGATAAAATGCATAATCAAATGCAAAATATATTTTTAGAGCAGATAGAACGGTTCGACGGAATCCTAATTGCAACTACAAATTTACTTGAAAATTTAGATAAAGCATTTTCAAGAAGGTTTAATTACAAAATTGAGTTTGTAAAACCAAATAAAGCCCAAAGAATCGAACTTTGGAAAAAACTATTACCAACAAATTTACCACTTGAAACAAATTTTGATATTGAAGAATTAGCAAAATATGAATTAACTGGTGGACAAATTGAGTTAGTAATTAAAAATACAGCATACAAAATTGCTGTTAGTGATGAACCATTATTCAAAGTTGAGAATTTTAAAGAGCAAATTACAAAAGAGCAAAAAGGTCAATTTGATAGTGAAACAAAAGTTGGATTTTTTTAG
- a CDS encoding SEL1-like repeat protein — protein sequence MLKTISSSFALTTLCLLALIGCSNHNEFLKASSNELAIADDCRNTNKHLEMDCYDLISYKNSFAQLRLALNAQLKGNFEEAIQRLNVSKQKGNFYANAPLSDIYRNGFGVTINHDLAIKLLEETKEIDPIASYKLYFYYLDKNKIEDAFELLNYAATNDVKAAQLELSKLYLNGEFIERDTDKSSYWAEQYQDKTESFTNKIYGL from the coding sequence ATGCTTAAGACAATTTCTTCTTCATTTGCCTTAACAACTCTTTGCCTACTTGCATTAATTGGCTGTTCTAATCATAACGAATTTTTAAAAGCTTCATCAAATGAACTTGCAATTGCCGATGATTGTCGAAATACAAATAAACATTTAGAAATGGATTGTTATGATTTAATTTCTTATAAAAATTCTTTTGCACAACTAAGATTGGCTTTAAATGCTCAATTAAAGGGGAATTTTGAGGAAGCAATTCAAAGATTAAATGTTTCAAAACAAAAAGGTAATTTTTATGCAAATGCACCTTTATCTGATATTTATAGAAATGGATTTGGTGTTACAATTAACCATGACTTAGCTATTAAACTTTTAGAAGAAACAAAAGAAATTGATCCAATAGCTTCATACAAATTGTATTTTTATTACTTAGATAAAAATAAAATAGAAGATGCCTTTGAACTTCTAAATTATGCAGCAACAAATGATGTTAAAGCTGCACAATTAGAACTATCAAAACTATATTTAAATGGTGAATTTATCGAAAGAGATACAGATAAATCAAGCTATTGGGCAGAACAATATCAAGATAAAACTGAAAGTTTTACAAATAAAATTTATGGACTATAA
- a CDS encoding efflux RND transporter periplasmic adaptor subunit, which yields MYFYLKKIFLLLFTILLLGCNDEGNSNLLIETQEIEVGYITLKKEEVPLQQELSGRIKAIYKSEVRPQIDGIIKEQLFKEGSFVRKSDILYVIDSDSYQAIYEEALATLKSSEANLITLKLKNERYEESVKFDVISKQDADDAKAAYLQAIALVEQNKALVKSAKINLDRTKIKAQVPGFIGISNYTVGALVSQNQTNALTTIRDTTKVYVDLSQSNNQLFKLKKLNKDSMKENDIDVNIILPDDTVYKHTGKLKLQEISVDEDTGYVTLRAEFPNPDGELLDNMFVNTIIESGNSNAFLVPQQAVTLDAKSNYIVTTIQKDNTIQTKIITVIRAIDNNWLVTDGILETDKIIIEGLSKINEKSIVIPKDVNNLYENNLKEEMK from the coding sequence ATGTATTTTTACTTAAAAAAGATATTTTTATTGTTATTTACTATTTTATTGCTTGGATGCAATGATGAAGGAAATAGTAATTTATTGATTGAAACACAAGAAATTGAAGTTGGATATATAACACTAAAAAAAGAAGAAGTTCCATTGCAACAAGAGTTATCAGGAAGGATAAAAGCTATTTATAAATCAGAGGTTAGACCTCAAATTGATGGAATCATAAAAGAACAACTTTTCAAAGAGGGAAGTTTTGTAAGAAAAAGTGATATTTTATATGTAATTGATTCAGATTCATATCAAGCTATTTATGAAGAAGCTTTAGCAACATTAAAAAGTTCAGAAGCAAACTTAATTACACTAAAACTAAAAAATGAAAGATATGAAGAATCTGTAAAGTTTGATGTCATATCAAAACAAGATGCTGATGATGCCAAAGCTGCTTATTTACAAGCAATTGCTTTAGTTGAACAAAATAAAGCTCTAGTAAAAAGTGCTAAAATCAATTTAGATAGAACAAAAATAAAAGCACAAGTTCCGGGATTCATTGGAATATCAAATTATACTGTTGGAGCATTAGTCTCTCAAAATCAAACAAATGCATTAACTACAATAAGAGATACAACTAAAGTTTATGTAGATTTAAGTCAGTCTAATAATCAATTATTTAAATTAAAAAAATTAAATAAAGATAGTATGAAAGAAAATGATATAGATGTAAATATTATTTTACCTGATGATACTGTATATAAACATACTGGAAAACTTAAACTTCAAGAAATATCAGTTGATGAAGATACTGGATATGTAACTTTAAGAGCAGAATTTCCAAATCCAGATGGAGAATTATTAGATAATATGTTCGTAAATACGATAATTGAAAGTGGTAATTCTAATGCTTTTTTAGTTCCTCAACAAGCGGTTACTTTAGATGCAAAATCAAATTATATTGTTACAACTATTCAAAAAGACAATACCATTCAAACAAAAATAATAACAGTAATAAGAGCAATAGACAATAATTGGCTGGTAACAGACGGGATTTTAGAAACAGATAAAATTATAATTGAAGGTTTAAGTAAAATCAATGAAAAAAGTATTGTTATTCCAAAAGATGTTAACAATTTATATGAAAACAACTTAAAAGAAGAAATGAAATGA
- a CDS encoding NADH-quinone oxidoreductase subunit C has product MRKYTPKDNVQKQAYFSDRFFVSPSVPRFEINSDEIFLSDFENISKIIEIKEAYIEHTHLVLNINKNVIVETMKYLKNELEYDMLIELSAIDYLALKDGYEVFYEMLSISKHKRLRVKCFVQKDESIDSVTSIFKSANWSEREMYDMLGVKVVNHFNLKRLIMPDDWYDHPLKKTYPLQGDETASWYEVDKIFGKEARSIIGPEQRDSAAIDRYDTTRFARLGHEVPFDTDISEFEPETNISYQEENTSKIMKKLKPEESVVLKRRR; this is encoded by the coding sequence ATGAGAAAATATACGCCAAAAGATAATGTTCAAAAACAAGCATATTTTTCTGATAGATTTTTTGTATCTCCATCGGTTCCTAGATTTGAAATAAATTCAGATGAAATATTTTTAAGTGATTTTGAAAATATTTCTAAAATAATAGAAATCAAAGAAGCTTATATTGAACATACTCACTTAGTTCTAAATATCAATAAAAATGTCATTGTTGAAACTATGAAATATTTAAAAAATGAACTTGAATATGATATGTTAATAGAGCTTTCGGCAATTGATTATTTAGCTTTAAAAGATGGTTATGAAGTTTTTTATGAGATGTTATCAATTTCAAAACATAAAAGATTAAGAGTTAAATGTTTTGTTCAAAAAGATGAATCAATAGATTCTGTAACTTCAATTTTTAAATCAGCAAACTGGTCTGAGCGAGAAATGTATGATATGTTAGGGGTAAAAGTTGTTAATCATTTTAATTTAAAAAGACTTATTATGCCAGATGATTGGTATGACCATCCATTGAAAAAAACGTACCCACTTCAAGGTGATGAAACAGCTTCTTGGTATGAAGTTGATAAAATTTTTGGAAAAGAAGCAAGAAGTATTATTGGACCAGAACAACGAGATTCCGCTGCAATTGACAGATACGATACAACTAGATTTGCAAGACTTGGACATGAAGTTCCATTTGATACAGATATTTCTGAGTTTGAACCAGAAACTAATATTTCTTATCAAGAAGAGAATACTTCAAAAATCATGAAAAAATTAAAACCTGAAGAATCAGTTGTTTTAAAAAGAAGAAGGTAA
- a CDS encoding NuoB/complex I 20 kDa subunit family protein, with product MAQHKINYLQDNGAAVKLTTIDKLVNFGRSNSLWPMTYGLACCAIEMMATGASRYDFDRFGTIFRASPRQSDVLIIAGTLTKKHAEFMRRLYDQMPDPKWVISMGSCANTGGMFNTYATVQGADRIIPVDIYLPGCAPRPETLQYALMTLQQKIRKESIFRATKKKRLV from the coding sequence ATGGCACAGCATAAAATAAATTATTTACAAGATAATGGGGCTGCTGTTAAATTAACAACTATTGATAAGTTGGTTAATTTTGGTCGTTCTAACTCTTTGTGGCCTATGACTTATGGATTAGCCTGTTGTGCTATCGAGATGATGGCAACCGGCGCATCTCGATACGATTTTGATAGGTTTGGTACAATTTTTAGGGCAAGTCCAAGACAATCAGATGTTTTAATAATTGCTGGAACTCTTACAAAAAAACATGCTGAATTTATGAGAAGATTATATGACCAAATGCCAGATCCTAAATGGGTAATTTCTATGGGATCATGTGCAAATACAGGCGGAATGTTTAATACTTACGCAACAGTTCAAGGGGCTGATAGAATAATTCCTGTTGATATTTATCTTCCAGGATGTGCACCAAGACCTGAAACTTTACAATATGCCCTTATGACACTTCAACAAAAAATCCGAAAAGAATCAATTTTTAGAGCTACTAAAAAGAAGAGGTTAGTATAA
- the dauA gene encoding C4-dicarboxylic acid transporter DauA, which translates to MKNNILSGLTVGIIALPLSMALAIATGVPPQLGLYTAIIAGTFAAIFGSSKVNISGPTAAFIVILIPIVHEFGVSGLLICGLLSGFILVIAGFLKLGTLIEIVPYPVTVGFTSGIAVVIATYQIKDFFGLTIENFEGHYLDKIFLIFNSFHTFRPAELAVGVVTLFILIFWQKTKSKIPSALIALGFVTVVVYIANIYFPQLNISTIYSTFDYKIGNLEGQGIPPIPLQFELPWSYLNIDQINLALFYKLLPHSIAIAILGALESLLCAVIADGMTGGKTDPNKELIGQGITNIIVPFFGGIPATAAIARTVVNIKSGATSKISSIIHSLFILVSISFLATYLSFLPMASLSALLLMVAWNMSEIKHFINIVKVAPGNDILVLLTCFILTVLIDMQVAVAIGMGLASILFIKKTIDLNSIELLNNKNNTVHPDIPDNISIYDINGPMFFGAAQSALKTLLNVNENTNIVILNMKNVPMIDMTGIITLESIVENFESKNKKLVFCGLSERILKKLEKAHFHFDGMTLKTFDNLHDSINYSKSII; encoded by the coding sequence ATGAAAAACAATATTTTATCTGGTTTAACAGTTGGAATAATAGCTCTTCCATTATCTATGGCATTAGCAATTGCTACAGGAGTTCCTCCTCAACTTGGGCTTTATACAGCTATTATTGCAGGAACATTTGCCGCTATTTTTGGAAGTAGTAAAGTAAATATTTCAGGTCCAACGGCTGCTTTTATAGTTATTCTTATTCCTATTGTTCATGAATTTGGAGTTTCTGGATTACTTATTTGTGGTTTATTATCTGGTTTTATTTTGGTAATTGCTGGATTTTTAAAATTGGGAACTTTAATAGAAATAGTTCCATATCCTGTAACTGTTGGATTTACTTCAGGAATTGCCGTTGTAATTGCCACTTATCAAATCAAAGATTTTTTTGGATTAACCATTGAAAATTTTGAAGGTCACTACTTAGATAAAATATTTCTAATTTTTAATAGTTTTCATACTTTCAGACCAGCGGAATTAGCAGTTGGAGTTGTAACTTTATTTATTCTTATTTTTTGGCAAAAAACAAAAAGCAAAATTCCATCAGCACTTATTGCTCTTGGATTTGTAACAGTTGTTGTTTATATTGCAAATATCTATTTCCCCCAACTAAATATTTCAACAATATATTCAACCTTTGATTATAAAATTGGAAACTTAGAAGGACAAGGAATTCCCCCTATTCCTTTACAATTTGAATTACCTTGGAGTTATTTAAATATTGACCAAATAAATTTAGCTTTATTTTATAAACTTCTTCCACATAGTATTGCAATAGCAATTTTAGGAGCTTTAGAGTCACTTTTATGTGCTGTCATTGCAGATGGAATGACAGGAGGGAAAACCGATCCAAATAAAGAATTAATTGGACAAGGAATTACAAATATTATAGTTCCATTTTTTGGAGGAATTCCTGCAACTGCTGCAATCGCTCGAACAGTAGTAAATATAAAATCAGGTGCAACTTCAAAAATATCTTCGATTATTCATTCTTTATTTATTTTAGTTTCAATTTCATTTTTAGCAACTTATTTATCATTTTTACCAATGGCATCATTATCAGCACTTTTATTAATGGTTGCTTGGAATATGTCTGAAATTAAACATTTTATTAATATCGTAAAAGTAGCCCCAGGAAATGATATTTTAGTTCTTTTAACCTGTTTTATTTTAACTGTTTTAATAGATATGCAAGTGGCTGTTGCTATTGGAATGGGACTTGCGTCAATTTTATTTATCAAAAAAACTATAGATTTAAATTCTATTGAATTATTAAACAATAAAAATAATACTGTTCATCCAGATATTCCAGATAATATTTCTATTTACGATATCAACGGTCCTATGTTTTTTGGAGCTGCACAAAGTGCACTAAAAACTCTTTTAAATGTAAACGAAAATACAAATATTGTAATTTTAAATATGAAAAATGTTCCAATGATTGATATGACAGGAATAATAACCCTTGAATCTATTGTTGAGAATTTTGAAAGTAAAAATAAAAAATTGGTTTTTTGTGGATTAAGTGAAAGAATTCTAAAAAAATTAGAAAAAGCACACTTTCATTTTGATGGTATGACTTTAAAAACTTTTGATAATTTACACGATTCTATAAATTATTCAAAATCTATAATATAA
- a CDS encoding NAD(P)H-quinone oxidoreductase subunit 3 gives MTHMEFAHPYFGAFVMFVVTFGAFGATVWLSRYISRKIARLDTEKLKTTLYECGPEVTKQPNSISTQFYLTALLFILFDVEIIFMFPWAINFKILGWFGFVEMILFITLLAIGFLYAWKKGALEWHSIK, from the coding sequence ATGACGCATATGGAATTTGCACATCCCTATTTTGGTGCATTTGTAATGTTTGTTGTAACATTTGGTGCATTTGGTGCAACAGTATGGCTTTCAAGATATATTAGTAGAAAAATAGCAAGACTAGATACTGAAAAACTAAAAACAACTCTGTATGAGTGTGGACCTGAAGTTACTAAACAACCTAATAGTATCTCTACTCAGTTTTATTTAACAGCATTATTATTTATTTTATTTGATGTTGAAATTATATTTATGTTTCCATGGGCAATTAACTTCAAAATTTTAGGTTGGTTTGGTTTTGTGGAGATGATTTTATTTATTACTTTATTAGCAATCGGATTTTTATACGCATGGAAAAAAGGAGCGCTTGAATGGCACAGCATAAAATAA
- a CDS encoding tetratricopeptide repeat protein yields MLKKIALPILSIFLFTACSLKMPEFSMPSFLSFSDDKDAIALEKANVCQKIEEQDNKLFCYRKILNENSYAQLRMGTYSVEKKDYKKAVEYLNQSINNENAYANLALAFLYYKGDGVEKDIDKAFKLLNDSSDVDPNAAYQLSRFYLQGINTKVDVDKGIDLLEFAASKNMLTAQKMLVNIYKDGLFSQDKDTKKVKYWEDIIKKDIKDTNFEIYKL; encoded by the coding sequence ATGTTAAAAAAAATCGCTCTACCAATCTTATCAATCTTTTTATTTACAGCTTGTTCTTTGAAAATGCCAGAGTTTTCAATGCCATCATTTTTGTCATTTTCAGATGATAAAGATGCTATTGCTTTAGAAAAAGCAAATGTTTGTCAAAAAATAGAAGAACAAGATAATAAACTATTTTGTTATAGAAAAATTCTAAATGAAAACTCTTATGCCCAACTTAGAATGGGAACATATAGTGTTGAAAAAAAAGATTATAAAAAAGCAGTTGAATATTTAAATCAATCAATTAATAATGAAAATGCCTATGCTAACTTAGCTTTAGCCTTTTTATATTATAAAGGAGATGGAGTTGAAAAAGATATAGATAAAGCTTTTAAACTTCTAAATGATTCAAGTGATGTTGACCCAAATGCTGCTTATCAATTATCAAGATTTTATTTACAAGGTATAAATACAAAAGTTGATGTGGATAAAGGAATAGATTTATTAGAATTTGCAGCTTCTAAAAACATGTTAACTGCTCAAAAAATGCTTGTTAATATATATAAAGATGGCTTATTTTCACAAGATAAAGATACTAAAAAAGTTAAATATTGGGAAGACATAATCAAAAAAGATATAAAAGACACAAATTTTGAGATTTATAAACTCTAA